From Chromatiales bacterium, one genomic window encodes:
- a CDS encoding ferrous iron transport protein A has product MTLDELKVGQPATITAVNGHGPVVQRLMALGLLAGSPIKVTRRAIGGDPIEVSVMDYALSLRREEARQVEVILAT; this is encoded by the coding sequence ATGACACTCGATGAACTCAAGGTCGGGCAACCGGCCACCATTACCGCCGTAAATGGCCACGGCCCTGTCGTGCAGCGGCTCATGGCGCTCGGCCTCCTCGCCGGCTCGCCGATCAAGGTGACTCGCCGGGCCATCGGCGGCGATCCGATCGAGGTCTCGGTCATGGATTACGCGCTATCGCTGCGTCGCGAGGAAGCGCGCCAGGTAGAGGTTATTCTGGCGACATGA
- the purL gene encoding phosphoribosylformylglycinamidine synthase, whose protein sequence is MLVWAGTDALSPFRLDKLLEAIRGRVPRVSRIAARHEYCLSIDRPLTDSEERTLRRLLGDEPVPELAGQSLLVIPRVGTISPWSSKATDIVHSCGLKVVRRAERMVRFSLAAPEPLTADEIVALAPLLYDRMTQSLLEREVVQDDLFAIHAPAALRTIPLLSEGLAALERADRELGLALSVDEMSYLAEKFGAEQRDPTDAELMMFAQANSEHCRHKIFNARWVIDGEEQASSLFGMIRSTHAANPAGVLSAYRDNAAVIEGAVTAHLFADPVTGIYRAQILPVHTLMKVETHNHPTAISPFPGAATGSGGELRDEGATGRGGRPKAGLTGFSVSNLDMPGWRQPWEYSPGRPERIASPLQIMLEGPIGAASFNNEFGRPNIAGYFRTFEQRDVTGNASARGYHKPIMIAGGLGNISGPDVEKAEVPAGALLIVLGGPAMLIGLGGGAASSVGSGTSAADLDFASVQRGNPEIERRAQQVIEACRARAALDGVANPMLMLHDVGAGGLSNAVPELVDHSHRGATIELREIPNAEPGMSPLEIWCNEAQERYVLAIEPADLDWFAAVCARERCPYAVLGSLDDSGRLIVTDRELGGRPVDMALETLLGKAPQMRRRIERRAVPEVPLDLGGIDLAEACQRVLRMPVVADKSFLINIGDRTVGGLVARDQLVGPWQVPVSDVGVTALGFETFAGEAMAMGERAPVALLDAPASGRLAVAEALTNIAAASIGDLATVRLSANWMAAAGSPGEDECLYDTVDAVSALCRELKIAIPVGKDSLSMQTRWTEAGASHSVVAPVSLVVSAFAPVDDVRRTLTPQLVQESGSSLLLIDLGGGRNRLGASVLAQAFNRAGGCPPDLDHPGRLAAFFACVQALRARQLLLAYHDRSDGGLFVTLCEMAFAGKTGLDIRLAPASADALLGVLFAEEPGAVLQVRDTDLAAVQSVLALHGLADVTATVAGVALDDRIRIFAGDELLLDRTRTELRRCWSELSWRMQALRDNPDAAAEAWDALLDADDPGLSPQTSFDPADDVAAPLIRIGRRPRVAILREQGVNSQIEMAAAFQRAGFESVDVHMTDLLSGRQQLREFAGLAACGGFSYGDVLGAGGGWAKSVLFNPRVREEFASFFARSDSFTLGVCNGCQMLSVLAELIPGAAHWPRFRQNRSEQFEARLSLVEVLPSRSVLLDGMAGSRLLVPTSHGEGRAEFARPGDLAACERGAQLAIRYIDNRGAPAALYPANPNGSPGGIAGLCSDDGRVTILMPHPERVQRTVQHSWHPAGWGDDGPWLRLFRNARLFTG, encoded by the coding sequence ATGCTGGTGTGGGCCGGTACCGATGCGCTTTCGCCTTTCCGGCTCGACAAGCTGCTGGAGGCAATCCGCGGCCGCGTGCCCCGCGTCAGCCGGATTGCCGCGCGCCATGAGTACTGCCTCTCCATCGACCGTCCGTTGACTGACAGCGAAGAGCGGACGCTGCGCCGTCTGCTCGGCGATGAGCCAGTGCCCGAACTGGCTGGCCAGTCCCTGCTGGTGATTCCGCGCGTCGGCACCATTTCCCCCTGGTCGAGCAAGGCCACCGATATCGTGCACAGCTGCGGGCTCAAGGTGGTCCGCCGTGCGGAACGCATGGTCCGTTTCAGCCTTGCGGCGCCGGAGCCGCTCACCGCCGATGAAATCGTGGCGCTCGCACCCCTGCTGTACGACCGGATGACCCAGAGCCTGCTCGAACGGGAAGTGGTACAGGACGATCTGTTCGCCATCCATGCGCCGGCAGCATTGCGCACCATTCCGCTGCTGAGTGAAGGCCTGGCCGCACTGGAACGTGCTGATCGCGAGCTCGGCCTCGCTTTGTCGGTAGATGAAATGAGCTACCTGGCCGAGAAGTTCGGTGCGGAACAGCGCGACCCGACCGATGCCGAGCTGATGATGTTCGCCCAGGCAAACTCCGAACATTGTCGTCACAAGATTTTCAATGCGCGCTGGGTAATCGATGGCGAGGAGCAGGCCTCGAGCCTGTTCGGGATGATCCGTTCCACGCATGCGGCGAATCCGGCCGGCGTGCTGAGCGCCTACCGCGACAACGCAGCGGTGATCGAAGGCGCAGTTACCGCACACCTCTTTGCGGACCCCGTGACCGGTATCTACCGGGCGCAGATTCTCCCCGTACACACCTTGATGAAAGTCGAGACACACAATCACCCGACCGCGATCTCGCCCTTCCCGGGTGCCGCGACCGGTTCCGGCGGCGAGCTGCGCGATGAGGGGGCGACGGGCCGCGGTGGCCGACCGAAGGCCGGCCTGACCGGCTTCAGTGTGTCGAATCTCGACATGCCCGGCTGGCGGCAGCCCTGGGAATACAGTCCGGGCCGACCGGAGCGCATCGCGAGCCCGTTGCAGATCATGCTCGAGGGGCCGATCGGCGCAGCCTCGTTCAATAACGAGTTCGGCCGGCCGAACATTGCCGGCTACTTCCGGACCTTCGAGCAGCGCGATGTGACGGGCAACGCATCGGCTCGCGGTTATCACAAGCCGATCATGATTGCCGGTGGCCTCGGCAATATTTCCGGCCCGGATGTCGAGAAGGCCGAGGTACCAGCAGGTGCCCTGCTGATCGTGCTCGGTGGTCCGGCGATGCTGATCGGACTCGGTGGTGGTGCGGCTTCGTCGGTGGGCAGTGGCACGAGTGCCGCCGATCTGGACTTCGCCTCGGTCCAGCGCGGCAATCCTGAAATCGAGCGACGCGCACAGCAGGTCATCGAGGCCTGTCGCGCACGTGCGGCACTCGATGGTGTTGCGAACCCGATGCTCATGCTGCATGACGTAGGTGCCGGTGGCCTGTCGAATGCGGTACCGGAACTCGTTGACCACAGCCATCGTGGCGCGACCATCGAGCTGCGCGAGATTCCGAATGCCGAGCCGGGCATGTCGCCGCTGGAGATCTGGTGCAACGAAGCCCAGGAGCGCTATGTGCTGGCGATCGAGCCGGCTGATCTCGACTGGTTTGCCGCGGTTTGTGCGCGCGAACGCTGCCCGTATGCCGTCCTCGGCAGTCTCGATGACAGCGGCCGGCTGATCGTGACTGACCGCGAACTGGGCGGCCGGCCGGTGGATATGGCGCTGGAAACCCTGCTCGGCAAGGCACCACAGATGCGGCGCCGGATTGAACGTCGCGCGGTGCCGGAGGTGCCGCTGGATCTGGGTGGTATCGATCTGGCCGAGGCCTGTCAGCGCGTGCTGCGCATGCCGGTCGTCGCCGACAAGTCCTTCCTGATCAATATCGGCGACCGCACTGTCGGTGGCCTGGTCGCGCGCGACCAGCTCGTCGGCCCGTGGCAGGTGCCGGTGAGCGATGTGGGTGTGACCGCGCTCGGCTTCGAAACCTTTGCCGGTGAAGCCATGGCGATGGGCGAACGTGCGCCGGTTGCGCTGCTCGATGCGCCGGCATCCGGCCGCCTCGCCGTTGCCGAGGCGCTGACCAACATCGCGGCGGCATCGATCGGCGATCTGGCAACAGTGCGGCTCTCGGCAAACTGGATGGCAGCAGCCGGCAGTCCCGGTGAGGATGAGTGCCTCTACGACACGGTCGATGCGGTCAGCGCGCTGTGCCGGGAACTGAAGATCGCCATCCCGGTGGGCAAGGATTCGCTGTCGATGCAGACGCGCTGGACGGAGGCGGGCGCGAGTCACTCGGTGGTGGCGCCGGTCTCGCTGGTCGTATCGGCCTTCGCGCCCGTCGATGATGTGCGCCGCACGCTCACCCCGCAGCTGGTGCAGGAAAGCGGCTCGAGTCTGCTGCTCATCGATCTGGGTGGTGGCCGCAATCGCCTGGGGGCATCGGTGCTGGCACAGGCATTCAACCGTGCTGGCGGTTGCCCACCCGATCTCGATCACCCGGGCCGGCTTGCCGCCTTTTTCGCCTGTGTACAGGCGCTTCGCGCGCGGCAATTGCTGCTCGCCTATCACGATCGCAGCGATGGCGGTCTGTTCGTCACGCTGTGCGAGATGGCCTTTGCCGGCAAGACCGGGCTCGACATCAGGCTCGCCCCCGCTTCTGCTGACGCGCTGCTCGGCGTCCTGTTTGCCGAGGAACCCGGCGCCGTCCTGCAGGTGCGCGATACCGATCTCGCCGCCGTGCAGTCGGTCCTCGCGCTGCATGGTCTGGCGGATGTCACGGCGACCGTGGCTGGCGTCGCGCTGGATGACCGGATCCGCATTTTCGCCGGCGACGAGCTGCTGCTGGACCGAACGCGTACCGAACTGCGTCGCTGCTGGTCGGAGTTGTCATGGCGCATGCAGGCGCTGCGCGACAATCCGGATGCCGCGGCCGAGGCCTGGGATGCCTTGCTTGATGCCGACGATCCAGGCCTGAGTCCGCAGACGAGTTTCGATCCGGCCGACGATGTGGCCGCACCGCTGATCCGCATCGGGCGGCGCCCGCGCGTCGCGATCCTCCGCGAGCAGGGAGTCAACAGCCAGATCGAGATGGCTGCGGCGTTCCAGCGCGCAGGTTTCGAGTCGGTGGACGTACACATGACCGACCTGCTGTCCGGGCGTCAGCAGCTGCGCGAGTTTGCAGGCCTGGCCGCCTGCGGCGGCTTTTCCTATGGCGACGTGCTCGGCGCCGGTGGTGGGTGGGCCAAGTCGGTGCTGTTCAATCCGCGCGTGCGCGAGGAGTTCGCAAGCTTCTTTGCGCGCAGCGACAGCTTCACGCTGGGCGTCTGCAACGGTTGCCAGATGTTGTCCGTGCTGGCGGAACTGATACCCGGTGCCGCGCACTGGCCGCGTTTTCGCCAGAACCGGTCCGAACAGTTCGAAGCGCGCCTGAGCCTGGTGGAAGTGCTGCCGTCGCGCTCCGTATTACTGGATGGCATGGCCGGCAGTCGTCTGCTGGTGCCTACGTCGCACGGCGAGGGGCGTGCGGAATTTGCACGGCCGGGCGATCTCGCCGCATGTGAAAGGGGTGCACAGCTGGCGATCCGCTACATCGACAATCGCGGTGCGCCGGCCGCGCTGTATCCCGCCAATCCCAACGGCTCGCCGGGTGGCATCGCCGGCCTGTGCTCGGATGATGGCCGGGTCACGATCCTGATGCCACATCCCGAGCGCGTGCAGCGCACCGTACAGCACTCCTGGCATCCGGCCGGCTGGGGCGATGATGGCCCCTGGCTGCGCCTGTTCCGCAACGCGCGGTTGTTCACTGGTTGA
- the feoB gene encoding ferrous iron transport protein B — MNEAAPAPVTELENARDRVIAVIGNPNTGKSTLFNALTGLRQKTANYPGVTVERHTGHITLSGQKVTLVDLPGAYSIAAQSPDEMVAIDVLLGHVEDLPRPRAILAVVDATNLRRNLFLVTQLAELGLPMVIGLNMTDLAAAKGIEVDITALGKALGAQVVALSAARGIGLDDLRAALARAIDAPSPPPLRVLPTVNEAAADLWQRLRAAGSHLSEYEIERALIDAHGAAERRFELSAGEAFHAELLDLRARLSAGSSLAAMEATARYGLINALIAKVERRQPPRVTVSDRIDSVTNHPVIGSLLFLLVMAAVFQAVFSWAAPLMDLIDGWASGLGEVVRAALPPGAISSLLVDGVIAGVGGVVIFLPQIMILFAFIIVLEDSGYMPRVAFMVDRLMRSVGLSGQSFIPMLSSFACAVPGIMATRVIPERRDRIATILAAPFMTCSARLPIYALLIGAFIPDTRYLGGLINLQGMVLLGLYLLGIVGGIFTALLLKRTALSGPTPTFMIELPPYRLPNLWSVAIRLAERGRIFLVRAGTVIFSVAVLVWALVYFPRPPEVAAPYEAERAALANLPDSAVRDRQIEQLDNRLASAWLEQSWLGRAGHFVAPAFAPLGWDWKVSAAVIAGFPAREVVIAVLSTIYSVGDQGEATDSALRSQLKRATWPDGSSIYTLPMVVGLLIFYAFCLQCAATLAVIYRETNSLGWPVFAWLYMTGLGYTGALLAYQLGS, encoded by the coding sequence ATGAATGAAGCCGCACCCGCCCCGGTAACGGAGCTGGAAAATGCCAGGGACCGGGTGATTGCCGTAATCGGCAATCCGAATACCGGCAAGAGCACGCTGTTCAACGCGCTGACCGGACTGCGGCAGAAGACCGCCAACTATCCTGGCGTGACCGTCGAAAGACATACCGGACACATCACCCTCAGCGGTCAGAAAGTCACGCTCGTCGATCTGCCAGGTGCTTACTCGATCGCCGCGCAGTCGCCTGACGAAATGGTGGCCATCGACGTCCTCCTCGGCCATGTCGAAGACCTGCCGCGACCTCGCGCCATCCTTGCCGTTGTCGATGCGACCAATCTGCGACGCAACCTGTTTCTCGTCACCCAGCTCGCGGAGCTTGGACTGCCGATGGTCATCGGCCTGAACATGACTGACCTCGCAGCGGCCAAGGGCATCGAAGTCGATATCACCGCCCTCGGCAAGGCACTGGGCGCACAGGTGGTTGCGCTCTCGGCTGCCCGCGGCATCGGACTGGATGATTTGCGCGCCGCGCTGGCCAGAGCGATCGATGCACCGTCACCGCCGCCACTCCGGGTATTGCCCACGGTCAATGAGGCTGCGGCGGACCTCTGGCAGCGGCTGCGGGCCGCAGGCTCGCACCTGAGCGAATACGAAATCGAGCGGGCACTCATCGATGCACACGGTGCGGCCGAGCGCCGCTTCGAGCTGAGCGCCGGCGAAGCCTTCCACGCCGAGTTGCTTGATCTGCGTGCCAGGCTCAGCGCCGGCAGTTCGCTGGCTGCAATGGAGGCGACTGCCCGCTACGGACTGATCAACGCACTGATCGCCAAAGTGGAACGACGCCAGCCACCACGGGTCACGGTCAGCGACCGCATCGACAGCGTAACCAACCACCCGGTGATCGGCTCGCTTTTGTTCCTGCTGGTCATGGCGGCGGTTTTCCAGGCGGTATTCTCCTGGGCCGCGCCGCTTATGGACCTGATCGACGGCTGGGCATCAGGCCTCGGCGAAGTGGTGCGCGCTGCCCTGCCGCCCGGGGCAATCTCCAGTCTGCTGGTCGACGGGGTGATCGCCGGCGTCGGTGGTGTGGTGATCTTCCTGCCACAGATCATGATCCTCTTCGCCTTCATCATCGTGCTGGAGGACTCGGGCTACATGCCGCGTGTCGCGTTCATGGTCGACCGCCTGATGCGCTCGGTGGGCCTGTCCGGCCAGTCCTTCATTCCAATGCTGTCGAGCTTTGCCTGCGCCGTGCCCGGCATCATGGCAACGCGCGTGATACCCGAGCGGCGCGACCGGATCGCAACGATCCTCGCCGCGCCCTTCATGACCTGCTCGGCACGTCTGCCCATCTATGCGCTGCTGATCGGCGCCTTCATTCCCGACACACGTTATCTCGGCGGGCTGATCAACCTGCAGGGCATGGTCCTGCTCGGCCTCTACCTGCTCGGCATCGTCGGCGGCATCTTCACCGCCCTGCTGCTGAAGCGCACGGCACTGAGCGGCCCCACACCGACCTTCATGATCGAGTTGCCGCCCTATCGCCTGCCGAACCTGTGGTCGGTCGCGATCCGGCTCGCCGAACGCGGCCGCATCTTTCTGGTACGCGCCGGCACCGTGATCTTCTCGGTGGCCGTGCTGGTCTGGGCACTGGTGTATTTCCCGCGGCCACCGGAAGTCGCCGCACCCTACGAGGCCGAACGCGCCGCACTTGCCAATCTGCCGGACAGCGCTGTGCGCGACCGGCAGATCGAGCAGCTCGACAACCGCCTGGCGAGTGCATGGCTGGAACAGAGCTGGCTGGGCCGCGCCGGCCACTTCGTGGCGCCCGCCTTCGCACCGCTCGGCTGGGACTGGAAGGTTTCGGCGGCGGTGATCGCCGGGTTCCCCGCGCGGGAAGTGGTGATCGCCGTACTGAGCACGATTTACTCGGTCGGTGATCAGGGCGAGGCGACAGACAGCGCCCTGCGTTCCCAGTTGAAGCGCGCCACATGGCCGGATGGGTCATCGATCTACACACTGCCGATGGTGGTCGGCTTGCTGATCTTCTATGCCTTCTGTCTGCAGTGTGCGGCGACGCTTGCGGTGATATATCGTGAGACCAACAGCCTGGGCTGGCCGGTCTTTGCCTGGCTGTACATGACCGGGCTGGGTTACACGGGCGCGCTGCTTGCTTACCAGCTCGGCAGCTGA
- a CDS encoding DUF1820 family protein, which produces MSARSIYKVVFLSQGKVYEIYARNVTQGTLFGFIEVERLVFGERSSVVIDPSEERVRAEFAGVRRTYLPLHSILRIDEVEKQGTSKISAAESSNVSQFPTPVYTPAPSGDADP; this is translated from the coding sequence ATGTCAGCGAGAAGTATCTACAAGGTTGTCTTTCTCAGCCAGGGCAAGGTCTACGAGATCTACGCCCGGAATGTGACCCAGGGCACATTGTTTGGCTTCATCGAGGTGGAGCGGCTGGTATTCGGTGAGCGCAGTTCGGTCGTTATCGATCCGTCCGAAGAACGCGTCAGAGCCGAATTTGCCGGTGTGCGGCGTACCTATCTGCCGCTGCATTCCATACTGCGTATCGATGAAGTCGAAAAGCAGGGCACCAGCAAGATCAGCGCCGCTGAAAGCAGCAACGTCAGCCAGTTCCCCACGCCTGTCTATACGCCGGCGCCTTCCGGCGATGCGGACCCGTGA
- the tagH gene encoding type VI secretion system-associated FHA domain protein TagH, with translation MPLRLRVISDGNALAPEERLREFAAAGGTIGRHSDNDWVLPDEKRYISSRHAMIEHQSGAYYLVDTSRNGVYVNDADTPVGQGHPQRLFDGDRLRIGAYEIAVDISESGDEEQHDGMRDSIVRAQLVPEEESLELALVSEDKMLGDAGLQKHFTPNSALVQKLKSLPSRPGKQARTPTARTAATAAKPDSDATPATSAADQRALDRFITAAGLDPDAVAGVPAGDLMQTSGKLLRLMVGGLMELLRERSHMKDTFRLPQTVMQAAQNNPLKFSPNIEEAMRYLLNDRNEGSYLSAEDAVKAGFRDVRQHEQALVKAMLQAVEDYVDRFDPDELKARFDKGMKRSGLLAGANKLKYWELYEESYHALTQRDDGGPPQLFSEEFARAYTQEMDVARTARSR, from the coding sequence ATGCCACTTCGGCTCCGGGTAATCAGTGACGGCAACGCGCTTGCACCTGAAGAGCGCTTGCGCGAATTTGCCGCTGCCGGCGGCACGATCGGGCGGCACAGCGACAACGACTGGGTGCTGCCGGACGAGAAGCGCTACATCTCCAGCCGGCACGCGATGATCGAACATCAGTCCGGTGCCTACTACCTGGTCGATACCAGCCGCAACGGCGTCTACGTCAACGATGCGGACACCCCGGTGGGTCAGGGACATCCGCAGCGTCTTTTTGATGGCGACCGCCTGCGCATAGGCGCCTATGAAATCGCCGTGGACATCAGCGAGAGCGGCGACGAAGAGCAGCACGACGGCATGCGCGACTCGATCGTGCGTGCGCAGCTCGTACCGGAAGAAGAGTCGCTGGAGCTGGCGCTGGTTTCGGAAGACAAGATGCTCGGCGACGCCGGCCTGCAGAAACATTTCACGCCCAACAGCGCGCTGGTGCAGAAACTGAAGTCCCTGCCCTCGCGCCCCGGGAAGCAGGCAAGAACGCCGACGGCGAGGACTGCGGCTACAGCCGCAAAGCCCGACAGTGATGCAACACCCGCCACCTCAGCCGCCGATCAGCGCGCACTGGACCGCTTTATCACCGCTGCCGGTCTCGACCCGGATGCGGTCGCCGGTGTCCCGGCCGGCGACCTCATGCAGACCAGCGGCAAGCTGTTGCGCCTGATGGTCGGTGGGCTCATGGAGCTGCTGCGCGAGCGCAGTCACATGAAAGACACCTTCCGCCTGCCGCAGACGGTGATGCAGGCGGCGCAGAACAACCCGCTCAAGTTCTCGCCGAACATCGAAGAGGCGATGCGCTATCTGCTCAACGACCGCAACGAAGGCTCGTATCTCAGCGCCGAGGATGCCGTAAAGGCCGGCTTTCGCGATGTGCGACAGCATGAGCAGGCGCTGGTGAAGGCCATGTTGCAGGCCGTTGAGGATTACGTCGACCGTTTCGATCCGGACGAGCTGAAAGCCCGTTTCGACAAGGGCATGAAGCGGAGCGGACTGCTGGCCGGCGCCAACAAGCTCAAGTACTGGGAACTCTACGAAGAGAGTTACCATGCGCTCACACAGCGCGATGACGGCGGCCCCCCGCAGCTCTTCAGCGAAGAATTTGCCCGTGCCTACACCCAGGAGATGGATGTGGCACGGACCGCCCGCAGTCGCTAG